From the bacterium genome, one window contains:
- a CDS encoding lamin tail domain-containing protein gives MRIIFLIMMMLLCACKSLSFHPSAIPPEEEVLDNSNAPTSPDSLSTTIPPSNLSRPSEAIIYEIYYDDKVSDTDGTAFIELYATPHSFLDGYQIELVNGDDGAVQKKITLPSPSEVPENGFFVIADLKTNSTTSTQLSSYQYLTQFDPQNGPDSIRLLDDSGSVVDLVGYGMLPTGISQLYEQEAAFDAPAGSSLSRVSAIDTNNNAADFVINPLPSPGSADIFVEEEAESNATSDEIFLPTTEQNNAAPYLVKFTEVVTDPQKDWNDSLGGNDILFDEIPGTGTISVSDEYFEIKNFGNEVVNIKNWSVTMVDGTDINFSFSSPGDAVFFSSMEDDFLSLEANEVLVIGNPAGDFKNTITLTMLDDQGNTVDDVFVEDGNSTDEFDESFSLDDEENWTKTLASPGW, from the coding sequence ATGAGAATTATATTTTTAATCATGATGATGTTGTTGTGTGCCTGTAAAAGCTTAAGCTTTCATCCCTCCGCAATCCCACCAGAAGAGGAGGTATTGGATAATAGTAATGCCCCCACATCGCCCGATTCATTATCTACTACAATACCTCCTTCTAATCTCAGCCGACCTAGCGAAGCAATAATCTACGAAATTTATTATGATGATAAAGTGAGCGATACCGACGGCACGGCTTTTATTGAGCTTTATGCAACACCCCATAGTTTTTTGGATGGTTATCAAATTGAACTTGTGAATGGGGATGACGGTGCTGTTCAAAAAAAAATCACCTTACCAAGTCCCTCAGAAGTTCCAGAGAATGGTTTTTTTGTGATTGCCGATTTAAAAACAAACTCTACAACATCTACACAACTGAGTTCTTATCAGTATCTCACCCAGTTTGACCCTCAAAACGGACCCGATAGCATCCGCTTGCTTGATGATAGTGGGTCAGTAGTTGATCTTGTAGGTTATGGAATGCTTCCCACCGGCATTTCTCAACTTTATGAACAAGAGGCAGCCTTCGATGCTCCTGCGGGAAGCAGTTTATCGCGTGTTTCTGCCATAGATACTAATAATAATGCGGCCGATTTTGTAATCAATCCTCTTCCGTCGCCGGGCAGTGCCGATATTTTTGTAGAAGAAGAGGCAGAAAGTAATGCCACATCCGATGAAATTTTTTTACCAACAACAGAACAAAATAATGCCGCACCTTACTTGGTAAAATTTACAGAAGTGGTGACCGATCCACAAAAAGATTGGAATGATAGCTTGGGTGGTAACGATATTTTGTTTGATGAAATACCCGGAACAGGCACAATAAGTGTGAGTGATGAGTATTTTGAGATAAAAAACTTTGGAAATGAGGTTGTGAACATAAAAAATTGGTCGGTGACCATGGTGGATGGAACCGATATAAACTTTAGTTTTTCTTCACCCGGTGATGCTGTGTTTTTTTCAAGTATGGAAGACGATTTTTTAAGTTTAGAAGCTAACGAAGTGTTGGTAATTGGGAATCCGGCGGGTGATTTTAAAAATACAATAACGCTTACAATGCTTGATGATCAAGGAAATACCGTTGATGATGTGTTTGTTGAAGATGGAAATTCTACAGATGAGTTTGATGAAAGTTTTTCGCTGGATGATGAAGAAAATTGGACAAAAACTTTGGCCTCACCGGGTTGGTGA